From one Magnetofaba australis IT-1 genomic stretch:
- a CDS encoding ankyrin repeat domain-containing protein yields the protein MFNWLKGKFSRGEEAADRLHNAVRLDNIAKAQMLLAEGANVNAINPTGKTPLCLAAERGYQGMCGLLLAYQADPSIANAHGDTPLHLAVATGRHELVALLLPHTKKVDLADDAGRTPLHLAADIGDAETCKQLIDKGADVNAVDKEGDTPLFYANRAAAEVLVAHGADIHRTNRSGETILHLTTVEMARYLIELGLDVNIRDSKQWTPLHFASAELSELLIEHGADINARDRYDWTPLHFAANSGDEKKARLLIEKGADPTLEDRYRNTPMAVAANTGHGALAQWLEDVMGMRATQAQMPVTSDSSEQ from the coding sequence ATGTTTAACTGGTTAAAAGGGAAGTTCTCTCGCGGTGAAGAGGCCGCGGACCGTCTGCACAACGCCGTGCGTCTGGACAATATCGCCAAGGCGCAGATGCTGCTGGCGGAGGGGGCCAACGTCAACGCCATCAACCCCACCGGCAAAACGCCGCTGTGTCTGGCCGCTGAGCGCGGCTATCAAGGCATGTGCGGCTTGTTGCTGGCGTATCAGGCGGATCCATCCATCGCCAACGCCCACGGCGATACGCCGCTGCACCTGGCGGTGGCGACGGGGCGGCATGAATTGGTGGCGCTGCTGCTGCCGCACACCAAGAAGGTGGACTTGGCCGATGACGCCGGGCGCACGCCGCTGCACCTGGCGGCGGACATCGGCGACGCCGAGACCTGCAAACAGCTCATCGACAAGGGCGCCGATGTCAACGCGGTGGATAAGGAGGGCGACACCCCGCTGTTCTACGCCAACCGCGCCGCCGCTGAAGTGCTGGTGGCTCATGGCGCGGACATCCACCGCACCAACCGCTCCGGCGAGACCATTTTGCACCTGACCACCGTGGAGATGGCGCGCTATCTCATCGAACTGGGGCTGGACGTGAATATCCGCGACAGCAAACAGTGGACCCCGTTGCACTTCGCCAGCGCCGAACTCTCCGAACTGCTCATCGAACATGGCGCCGACATCAACGCCCGCGATCGTTATGACTGGACGCCGCTACACTTCGCCGCCAATAGCGGAGATGAAAAGAAGGCGCGGTTGCTGATCGAAAAGGGCGCCGATCCCACCTTGGAGGATCGCTATCGCAACACCCCCATGGCGGTGGCCGCCAACACCGGTCACGGCGCCTTGGCGCAGTGGCTGGAGGATGTGATGGGCATGCGCGCGACTCAGGCGCAGATGCCCGTAACCTCGGACTCTTCTGAGCAATAG